Proteins co-encoded in one Carcharodon carcharias isolate sCarCar2 chromosome 7, sCarCar2.pri, whole genome shotgun sequence genomic window:
- the mon1a gene encoding vacuolar fusion protein MON1 homolog A, giving the protein MEADVHNSKVPWEVNGSLAPAEPQVSNRSDSPTPGLVEGTEPGAGQESAMFVHTRSYEDLTAADDVKRCPDCVDQADTEQSQIEEISKDFNELSTQLTGVAMDLNKEMRDSEAEGEGPSGRSHRESVLSEKEEDVTAESWRQHQKHIFVFSDAGKPIYSRYGTEEALSSIMGVMVALVSFIEASKNVIKSIHAEGYKVVFIRRSPLVLVAVARTRQSEQEVAKELLYVYYQIISLLTLTQLNRIFEQKKNYDLRRLLLGSERMTDHLLNLMEKDPSFLMCAVRCLPLPSSVRDTISSSLQQAKGKSLVFSILVAQNQLVTLVRKKDQFLHPVDLHLLFNLISASTSFRDGEAWTPICLPKFNSSGFFHAHISYLDQASSLCLLLISTDREHFFTISNCKTKFLERMKRRNTLQTLLEELRTPSYSVSQVGIQDLRHFIYKSKSSGLFTSPEVEAPYLTEEEQERLLELYQYLYSRIHNSARPLKYMYYAGDRENLLAWVTSGFELYMCFSPLGTKATAVGAISKLMKWIRKEEDRLFILNPGTY; this is encoded by the exons GTGCTGGGCAAGAGAGTGCAATGTTTGTCCACACGAGATCATATGAAGACCTAACTGCAGCCGATGACGTGAAGCGGTGTCCTGACTGCGTGGACCAGGCCGACACAGAGCAATCCCAAATCGAAGAGATCAGCAAAGATTTCAACGAGCTGAGCACACAGCTGACCGGCGTCGCGATGGACTTGAACAAGGAGATGAGAGACAGTgaagcagagggagaggggccgTCCGGGAGGTCACACAGAGAGTCGGTGCTCTCCGAGAAGGAGGAGGACGTAACAGCCGAGTCCTGGAGGCAGCACCAGAAGCACATCTTTGTCTTCAGCGATGCCGGGAAGCCCATTTATTCCCGCTACGGGACGGAGGAAGCTCTTTCCTCCATAATGGGGGTGATGGTCGCGCTTGTGTCCTTCATTGAGGCAAGCAAGAATGTGATCAAATCCATCCATGCAG AGGGTTACAAGGTGGTTTTTATTCGGCGAAGCCCCCTGGTCCTCGTGGCTGTCGCTCGTACCCGCCAATCGGAACAGGAGGTGGCGAAAGAACTTCTGTACGTTTACTACCAGATTATTAGCCTGCTGACTTTAACCCAGCTCAACAGAATCTTCGAGCAGAAAAAGAACTATGATCTTCGCCGGCTGCTCTTGGGGTCTGAGCGGATGACAGATCACCTCCTCAATCTAATGGAGAAAGATCCCAGCTTCTTAATGTGCGCAGTGAGATGCCTGCCCTTGCCCTCTTCCGTGAGAGACACAATTAGCAGCAGCCTCCAGCAGGCCAAAGGCAAAAGTCTTGTCTTCTCTATCCTGGTTGCCCAGAACCAACTAGTCACGCTGGTGAGGAAAAAAGACCAATTTCTGCATCCCGTCGACCTCCATCTTCTCTTCAACCTCATCAGTGCGTCCACCTCCTTCCGGGACGGAGAGGCTTGGACCCCCATCTGTCTGCCCAAGTTCAACTCCAGCGGTTTCTTTCATGCCCACATCTCCTACCTTGATCAAGCAAGCAGCCTGTGTTTGCTCCTCATCTCCACCGACCGGGAGCACTTCTTCACCATCTCAAACTGCAAAACCAAATTCCTGGAACGCATGAAGAGACGGAATACCTTGCAGACGTTGTTGGAAGAGTTACGGACACCATCTTATAGCGTTTCTCAAGTGGGCATACAAGACTTGCGGCACTTCATTTATAAATCAAAAAGCTCGGGTCTTTTCACCAG CCCAGAAGTTGAAGCTCCTTACTTAACCGAGGAAGAACAGGAAAGGCTACTGGAATTGTATCAGTACCTGTATAGTCGCATCCACAACTCTGCAAGACCTCTGAAGTACATGTACtatgcaggagacagggagaaccTATTGGCATGG GTTACAAGTGGATTTGAGCTCTACATGTGTTTTAGTCCATTGGGAACCAAAGCTACTGCAGTAGGTGCCATTAGCAAACTCATGAAGTGGATCAGGAAAGAAGAAGACAGACTCTTCATCCTCAACCCAGGGACGTACTGA